The following proteins are co-located in the Acanthochromis polyacanthus isolate Apoly-LR-REF ecotype Palm Island chromosome 7, KAUST_Apoly_ChrSc, whole genome shotgun sequence genome:
- the pebp1 gene encoding phosphatidylethanolamine-binding protein 1 produces MPADVSQWNGDLALHEVEEKPAHPLTVKYGSVEIDELGKVLTPTQVQNRPTSIEWEGCDSSKLYTLAMTDPDAPRRSDPKFREWHHFLVVNMKGNDVSSGCVMSDYVGSGPPKGTGLHRYVWLVYEQSGSLSCTETVLTNRSGDGRGKFKIQSFRQKYNLGAPVAGTCYQAEWDDYVPKLYEQLAGK; encoded by the exons ATGCCCGCAGATGTGAGCCAGTGGAATGGAGATTTGGCGCTGCATGAGGTCGAGGAAAAGCCCGCACACCCGCTGACCGTCAAATACGGCTCTGTGGAGATCGACGAGCTGGGAAAAGTGCTCACTCCGACGCAG GTGCAGAATCGACCGACCTCCATCGAGTGGGAAGGATGTGACTCCAGCAAACTTTACACTTTGGCTATGACCGACCCCGACGCTCCCCGCAGGAGCGACCCCAAATTCAG GGAGTGGCACCACTTCCTGGTGGTCAACATGAAGGGGAATGACGTCTCCTCCGGCTGCGTCATGTCGGACTACGTCGGCTCCGGTCCTCCCAAAGGCACCG GTCTCCACAGGTACGTATGGCTGGTGTACGAGCAGTCCGGCAGCCTCTCCTGCACCGAGACCGTCCTCACCAACCGCTCCGGAGATGGCCGCGGAAAATTCAAGATCCAGAGCTTCAGGCAGAAATACAACCTGGGAGCCCCGGTGGCAGGAACCTGCTACCAGGCCGAGTGGGACGACTACGTCCCCAAACTGTACGAGCAGCTGGCtggaaaataa